Proteins from one Devosia chinhatensis genomic window:
- a CDS encoding FGGY-family carbohydrate kinase: MAQDLLVGVDVGTGSARAGVFTRSGKMLGRQENPILMRREDANFAEHDSTQIWSAVCAAVRGAMAKAGAAPGDVSGIAFDATCSLVLLDAQGEPVSVARNGEDRWDTVVWMDHRALAEAEQCTATGHEVLNYIGGVMSPEMEVPKLMWLKRHLPGSWDRAGMIFDLADFLSWKATGSLARSQCTLATKWTYIPHHAESWKADFLAQVGLSDLIDKAALPQKASPVGADLGPLTPHAADQLGLTISCRVGAGVVDAYAGALAELGPIATDPGRMHRHCALIAGTSSCVMAMSGETKAIRGIWGPHQGTILGDFWQLEGGQSASGALLDHIVRWHSAGGDPTPERHRAICARVVELRATEGLALASRLHVLPDFHGNRSPLAAPNALGVISGLTLDSDFDSLCRLYWRTCVGIVLGIRHILDAMHEGNYDIDHLHIIGGHTKNPLLMELYADATGCTVVEPTTPDATLLGMAMIAANAADLYPTLEEACRAMHQGGVLHAPNPAARAHYDRDYRIFLEMLRQRQAIDTMH, encoded by the coding sequence GTGGCGCAAGACCTCCTGGTGGGAGTGGATGTCGGAACGGGCAGTGCTCGGGCTGGCGTTTTCACGCGCTCCGGCAAGATGCTGGGGCGGCAGGAAAATCCAATCCTGATGCGGCGCGAAGACGCCAATTTTGCTGAGCATGACAGCACCCAGATCTGGTCTGCCGTCTGTGCGGCCGTGCGCGGCGCCATGGCGAAGGCCGGCGCCGCCCCCGGCGATGTTTCCGGCATCGCCTTCGACGCCACCTGCTCCCTCGTCCTGCTCGACGCTCAGGGCGAGCCGGTCAGCGTCGCCCGCAATGGCGAGGATCGCTGGGATACTGTGGTGTGGATGGACCACAGGGCCCTGGCCGAGGCCGAGCAATGCACCGCCACTGGCCATGAAGTGCTCAACTACATCGGCGGCGTCATGTCACCGGAGATGGAAGTGCCCAAGCTCATGTGGCTCAAGCGCCACCTGCCGGGGAGCTGGGACCGCGCCGGCATGATCTTCGATCTCGCCGACTTCCTGTCCTGGAAAGCCACCGGCTCGCTGGCCCGGTCACAATGCACGCTGGCCACCAAGTGGACCTATATTCCCCACCACGCCGAAAGCTGGAAGGCCGATTTCCTGGCCCAGGTCGGCCTCTCCGATCTCATCGACAAGGCCGCTCTGCCGCAAAAGGCCTCTCCTGTCGGCGCGGATCTGGGTCCGTTGACGCCCCATGCCGCCGACCAGCTGGGCCTTACCATTTCCTGCCGCGTCGGCGCAGGTGTCGTCGATGCCTATGCCGGTGCCCTGGCGGAACTGGGGCCCATCGCCACCGATCCGGGCCGCATGCACCGCCATTGTGCCCTTATCGCCGGCACGTCCAGCTGCGTCATGGCCATGTCCGGCGAAACCAAGGCGATCCGCGGTATCTGGGGCCCCCATCAGGGCACCATTCTCGGCGATTTCTGGCAATTGGAGGGCGGCCAGTCCGCTTCGGGCGCCTTGCTCGATCATATCGTGCGCTGGCATTCAGCGGGCGGCGATCCGACGCCGGAACGCCATCGCGCCATCTGCGCGCGGGTCGTGGAATTGCGCGCGACCGAAGGGCTGGCGCTCGCCAGCCGGCTCCACGTCCTCCCCGATTTTCACGGCAATCGCTCCCCGCTCGCCGCGCCCAACGCTCTGGGCGTCATTTCGGGGCTGACCCTCGACAGCGATTTCGACAGTCTCTGCCGGCTTTACTGGCGCACCTGTGTCGGCATCGTCCTGGGCATCCGTCACATCCTGGACGCCATGCACGAGGGCAATTACGACATCGACCACCTCCACATCATTGGCGGGCACACCAAGAACCCGCTGCTGATGGAGCTTTATGCCGACGCCACGGGCTGCACCGTCGTCGAGCCGACGACGCCCGATGCCACGCTTTTGGGCATGGCCATGATCGCCGCCAATGCCGCCGACCTCTACCCCACCCTGGAAGAGGCCTGCCGTGCCATGCAT